A genomic window from Tolypothrix sp. PCC 7910 includes:
- a CDS encoding NACHT domain-containing NTPase, with translation MTGRSLSCSPEGIQQAKKALIRYSLTQKALAEELEVTRQPIGKFFTGKPVDRNLFVQICDRLDLEWEEVVAQPASQASVKADQGTDIDIAGVVKEVRDRIKPLIQERCGTMRVLDMTQPIGLNDIYTSVNILEKITGRRRKEIAELLTELIGEEFERYERGQRDGLGKRVPGLEAVDKYPKLMILGKPGAGKTTFLRYLAIHCIEGKFQGERVPIFITLKDFAEFANKPGLLEYIAQLMGQVSCLASYSTTTSLTEHLLSQGKMLILLDGLDEVREEDSERILKEIREFAIQFQNNHFVMTCRIAAKEYTFEKFTEVEIADFEDEQIVNFAIQWFKGKAVKSDIFIKRIQDNSRIRELATNPLLLTLLCLVFEGSMDFPANRSELYEEGVDALLKKWDASRGIERNQVYKKLSLKRKEELLSKIALITFERGEYFFKQRAAEQYITEYIRNLPDANLDEEELQRDSTDVLRSIEAQHGLLIEIAKGIYSFSHQTFHEYFAAREIVVVKQSSEEALRNLTSHVTEKRWQEIMLLAVGMSPSADSLLQLMKQQIDGLIAEDEKLQKFLIWVTSKSCSVKTIYRPEAVRAFYLTLALYLSLSLYSISDFSFNLVRTRAYAIDLNLVRELGLNPERAFNHDLGLGVTLGNVSYFPLVLARALDLYLTLELALNYNFSSKPEIDIELKTSLEKLKNLLPNQHNNPLEFEMWMIDNSQTWTEQLRAIMIQYRNIGHDWQFNNQQKVLLKQYYYANLLLAKCLNSDCYVSREMRHHLENTLLLPITNIQNT, from the coding sequence ATGACTGGGCGATCGCTTTCCTGTTCTCCAGAAGGTATCCAACAAGCAAAAAAAGCTCTAATCCGCTATTCTTTAACTCAAAAAGCTTTAGCTGAAGAGTTGGAAGTGACTCGCCAGCCAATAGGAAAGTTTTTTACAGGTAAGCCAGTTGACCGCAATCTCTTTGTCCAGATTTGCGATCGGTTAGATCTGGAGTGGGAAGAGGTAGTTGCTCAACCAGCTAGTCAAGCATCGGTGAAAGCGGATCAGGGTACTGATATTGATATAGCTGGTGTAGTTAAAGAAGTACGTGACAGGATAAAACCCCTAATCCAAGAACGCTGCGGCACAATGAGAGTGCTAGACATGACTCAGCCTATTGGTTTGAATGATATTTACACCAGCGTAAATATATTGGAGAAAATAACTGGACGACGGCGAAAAGAGATTGCTGAACTACTAACAGAGCTGATTGGTGAAGAGTTTGAACGATATGAGCGAGGACAACGGGATGGTCTAGGAAAAAGAGTCCCAGGTTTAGAGGCAGTTGACAAATATCCTAAATTGATGATTTTAGGAAAGCCAGGAGCTGGTAAAACTACTTTTTTGCGCTATTTAGCCATTCACTGTATTGAGGGTAAGTTTCAAGGTGAACGTGTTCCTATTTTTATTACTCTCAAAGATTTTGCGGAATTTGCTAATAAACCTGGGCTATTAGAATACATTGCTCAATTAATGGGGCAAGTATCTTGCCTAGCTTCCTACTCCACAACTACTTCACTCACTGAACATTTGTTAAGTCAAGGTAAGATGCTGATTTTACTTGATGGCTTAGATGAGGTTAGAGAAGAGGACAGTGAGCGCATCTTAAAAGAGATTCGTGAGTTTGCTATCCAATTCCAAAATAATCATTTTGTTATGACCTGCCGTATTGCGGCCAAAGAGTATACTTTTGAGAAGTTTACTGAGGTAGAAATAGCGGATTTTGAAGATGAGCAAATTGTTAATTTTGCTATTCAATGGTTTAAAGGAAAAGCTGTAAAATCAGATATTTTTATTAAACGTATTCAAGACAACAGCAGAATTAGAGAGCTTGCTACTAACCCATTGCTGCTGACACTTCTATGTTTAGTATTTGAAGGTTCAATGGATTTTCCTGCCAATCGCTCTGAATTATATGAAGAAGGAGTAGATGCATTACTTAAAAAATGGGACGCTAGTCGTGGCATTGAGCGTAATCAAGTTTATAAAAAGTTATCACTTAAGCGTAAAGAAGAATTACTCAGCAAAATTGCTTTAATTACATTTGAGAGAGGAGAATATTTTTTTAAGCAAAGAGCAGCAGAGCAATACATAACCGAATATATCCGTAATTTGCCAGATGCTAATCTTGATGAAGAAGAACTGCAAAGGGACAGCACAGACGTGTTGCGTTCTATCGAAGCTCAACATGGCTTATTAATAGAAATAGCAAAAGGTATTTACTCATTTTCACATCAGACATTTCATGAGTATTTCGCTGCTCGAGAAATTGTTGTGGTCAAACAGTCATCAGAAGAAGCATTACGTAATTTAACTAGCCATGTCACTGAAAAACGCTGGCAAGAAATTATGTTGCTGGCAGTTGGGATGTCACCTAGTGCAGATAGTTTATTGCAGTTAATGAAACAACAAATTGATGGACTAATAGCTGAAGATGAGAAGTTGCAAAAATTTCTGATTTGGGTAACTTCTAAATCTTGTTCTGTCAAAACAATTTATAGACCAGAAGCAGTTAGAGCTTTTTATCTAACCCTTGCCCTTTATCTTAGCCTTAGTCTGTATTCTATCTCTGACTTTTCCTTTAATCTTGTTCGTACCCGTGCTTATGCTATTGACCTAAATCTTGTTCGTGAACTTGGCCTAAATCCTGAGCGTGCGTTTAATCATGATCTTGGTTTAGGTGTAACCTTAGGTAATGTATCTTACTTCCCTCTAGTCCTTGCTCGTGCTCTTGACCTTTACCTTACTCTTGAACTTGCTCTTAACTATAATTTTTCGTCTAAGCCTGAAATTGACATTGAATTGAAAACATCACTTGAAAAACTCAAAAATCTACTTCCTAACCAACACAATAACCCATTAGAATTTGAGATGTGGATGATAGATAATAGCCAAACTTGGACAGAGCAATTACGAGCAATTATGATACAGTATCGCAATATCGGTCATGATTGGCAATTTAACAACCAACAGAAAGTATTGCTCAAGCAGTATTATTATGCAAATTTATTGTTAGCAAAATGCCTAAATAGCGATTGTTATGTCAGTCGTGAAATGAGACACCATCTTGAAAATACTTTGCTATTACCTATTACCAATATCCAAAATACCTGA
- a CDS encoding SRPBCC family protein → MPQVLEQSIQINAPATVVEHCITDLTLMHRWLNPVLRCEPVGEVWSTDVGSQSRFIIQIPVIQPTLKTVVAQRQPGLVVWEFKGFFQGRDRWECQPLEKGTQLINRFEFDIPNPLVSWGFNTFAAAWTKQDMQAQLIRLKQVAERM, encoded by the coding sequence ATGCCCCAAGTTCTGGAACAATCGATTCAAATTAATGCCCCAGCTACGGTGGTGGAGCATTGTATTACCGATTTAACTCTTATGCACCGCTGGCTAAATCCGGTTTTACGATGCGAACCTGTGGGTGAAGTCTGGAGTACTGATGTTGGTAGCCAAAGCCGTTTCATCATTCAAATTCCAGTAATTCAACCCACATTAAAAACGGTTGTCGCACAACGACAACCGGGTTTAGTGGTTTGGGAATTTAAAGGATTTTTCCAAGGACGCGATCGCTGGGAATGTCAACCCCTAGAAAAGGGAACGCAGCTAATAAATCGTTTTGAATTCGACATCCCCAACCCCTTAGTTAGCTGGGGTTTCAATACCTTCGCCGCCGCTTGGACAAAACAAGATATGCAAGCGCAGTTGATTCGTTTAAAACAGGTGGCGGAAAGGATGTGA
- a CDS encoding alpha/beta hydrolase — protein MGTGDWGLGIGDWGLGTGDWGLGTGDWGLGTGKKQGAGGKITNTNYQLPITNYQLPITNYPLPITHDPLPNTK, from the coding sequence TTGGGGACTGGGGATTGGGGATTGGGGATTGGGGATTGGGGACTGGGGACTGGGGATTGGGGACTGGGGACTGGGGATTGGGGACTGGGGACTGGGAAAAAGCAGGGAGCAGGGGGAAAAATAACAAACACCAATTACCAATTACCAATTACCAATTACCAATTACCAATTACCAATTACCCATTACCAATTACCCATGACCCATTACCAAACACCAAATGA
- the sbcC gene encoding exonuclease subunit SbcC has product MIPIQLILKNFLSYRDATLDFRGLHTACICGSNGAGKSSLLEAITWAIWGESRAAAEDDVIHTGSKEVRVDFTFQSNQQKYRVIRTRVRSGTSVLEFQIETPNGFRPLTGKGVRATQDLILEHIKLDYDTFINSAYLRQGRADEFMLKRPTERKEILAELLKLNQYDDLEERAKESSRQFKARVEELERSLESIKVQLQQRETTQAQKVELEAELNQLQQVQAFETIQLQSLQVVQHQRQTKVEQLNFVRQQYQNLTQDCDRLQQEQLAVKNQIAELEKILSQEAEIKAGYQQYQTLQSQEEAFANKFAEFTRAQQNRQQKQQQLTKQINEIERQLQQAQAQLEALQQQEREIQQTLTKSGEVEAGLAQLTAARQRVAHFDQLQMQVSPLLQQRATLQSQIDRFHAGLVARLEQLANTENQLQRQQHRQPQLQQAVMDVAIQIEELEKKRVYLQRVQEKGQERRHFIERLQAHQRDYEKLLGELEQKLQMLQTPNALCPLCERPLDEHHWDRVVSKTEEELKDTQGQFWVVREQMAVSDREIQVLRQEYRDIYQQLASYDTLREQRGQLAAQLEATSDVQQQLQQIAAEKQHLERSLQLGDYAPDKQAELQQLDQYLQKLNYNEQDHALARSEVERWRWAEIKQGQIKDAIKRQTQLAARKPELEATIAQLQARIQQEQVNSECAQQIAALDRYITELGYSPEQHNQLRMAVKQNQAWHLRYQQMLSAQQQYPQLLTRSQELAAAKTARLAERQTLASQIDSISEQLAETANPTAQIQALEQQLQIRRRQLDEQIAKLGRLEQLAVQLESLQIQYEQQQQQLQATKQQQRVYQELAQAFGKNGIQALMIENVLPQLEAETNQLLSRLSANQLHVQFITQKAGRNGKSTKKNVKLIDTLDILIADARGTRSYETYSGGEAFRINFAIRLALAKLLAQRAGAALQLLIVDEGFGTQDAEGCDRLIAAINAIASDFACILTVTHMPHLKEAFQARIEVDKNQEGSHVRILT; this is encoded by the coding sequence ATGATCCCAATACAACTAATTCTCAAAAATTTTCTCAGTTACCGTGATGCAACTTTAGATTTTCGCGGTTTACATACAGCTTGTATTTGTGGTTCCAATGGTGCGGGTAAATCTTCCCTTCTGGAAGCAATCACTTGGGCGATTTGGGGTGAAAGCCGCGCCGCTGCTGAAGACGATGTTATTCATACAGGCTCTAAAGAAGTTCGGGTTGATTTCACTTTCCAAAGTAACCAACAAAAATATCGAGTGATTCGCACCCGCGTGCGGAGTGGAACTAGTGTTTTAGAATTCCAAATCGAAACGCCTAATGGTTTTCGTCCTCTGACTGGCAAAGGAGTGAGGGCAACCCAAGATTTGATTCTAGAACATATCAAGCTGGATTACGATACTTTTATTAATTCTGCTTACTTACGTCAAGGGCGAGCTGATGAATTCATGCTGAAGCGCCCGACGGAACGCAAAGAAATTTTAGCGGAGTTATTAAAGCTGAATCAGTATGATGATTTGGAAGAACGCGCTAAGGAATCATCCCGTCAGTTTAAAGCCCGGGTGGAGGAATTGGAACGTTCTTTAGAGTCGATTAAAGTTCAGTTACAACAACGTGAGACAACGCAAGCACAAAAAGTTGAGTTAGAAGCAGAACTTAACCAACTGCAACAAGTGCAAGCTTTTGAAACGATTCAATTACAAAGTTTGCAGGTTGTACAGCACCAACGCCAAACAAAAGTAGAACAACTAAATTTTGTAAGACAACAATACCAAAATCTGACTCAAGATTGCGATCGCCTACAACAAGAGCAGTTAGCTGTTAAAAACCAAATTGCGGAATTAGAAAAGATATTAAGCCAAGAAGCGGAAATAAAAGCTGGATATCAACAATATCAAACATTACAATCCCAAGAAGAGGCTTTTGCTAACAAATTTGCAGAATTTACTCGCGCGCAACAAAACCGTCAACAAAAGCAGCAGCAGCTGACTAAACAAATTAATGAAATAGAACGCCAACTCCAACAAGCGCAAGCTCAATTAGAAGCTTTGCAGCAACAAGAACGGGAAATTCAGCAAACCCTTACCAAATCCGGTGAGGTAGAAGCTGGTTTAGCGCAACTCACAGCAGCGCGTCAAAGGGTAGCGCATTTCGATCAGTTGCAAATGCAAGTTTCTCCTTTGTTACAACAACGCGCCACTTTACAAAGCCAAATAGATAGATTCCATGCAGGTTTGGTGGCGCGCTTAGAACAGCTAGCAAATACAGAAAATCAACTCCAACGCCAGCAACATCGCCAACCTCAACTGCAACAAGCTGTGATGGATGTGGCAATTCAAATTGAGGAATTGGAGAAAAAGCGGGTTTATTTGCAACGCGTACAGGAGAAAGGACAAGAAAGACGACATTTTATTGAACGACTACAAGCGCACCAAAGAGATTATGAAAAACTCTTAGGAGAGCTAGAGCAAAAGCTGCAAATGCTCCAGACTCCCAATGCGCTGTGTCCCTTGTGCGAACGTCCCCTTGATGAACACCACTGGGATCGAGTAGTATCTAAAACCGAAGAAGAATTAAAAGATACACAGGGACAATTTTGGGTAGTCCGCGAACAAATGGCTGTTTCCGATAGAGAGATTCAAGTCCTTAGGCAAGAATACAGAGATATTTATCAACAATTAGCCAGTTATGATACCTTGCGCGAACAACGGGGACAGTTAGCCGCCCAGTTGGAAGCCACCAGCGATGTGCAACAACAGTTACAACAAATTGCGGCAGAAAAACAACATTTAGAGCGATCGCTGCAATTAGGTGATTACGCCCCCGACAAGCAAGCCGAACTACAGCAGCTAGACCAATATCTGCAAAAACTCAATTACAATGAGCAAGACCATGCCCTAGCCCGTAGCGAAGTCGAGCGTTGGCGCTGGGCAGAAATTAAACAAGGGCAGATAAAAGACGCAATTAAGCGGCAAACGCAACTAGCAGCACGCAAACCAGAATTAGAAGCTACTATTGCCCAATTACAAGCCAGAATCCAGCAAGAGCAAGTAAATTCTGAGTGCGCCCAACAAATAGCCGCCCTCGATCGCTATATTACAGAACTAGGCTATAGCCCCGAGCAGCACAATCAATTGCGAATGGCTGTTAAGCAAAATCAAGCTTGGCATTTGCGCTATCAACAAATGCTATCAGCCCAGCAACAGTATCCCCAACTGCTGACGCGATCGCAAGAATTAGCAGCAGCCAAAACCGCGAGATTAGCAGAACGGCAAACCCTAGCCAGCCAAATTGACAGCATTAGCGAGCAATTAGCAGAAACAGCCAACCCAACCGCCCAAATTCAAGCATTAGAACAGCAACTCCAGATTCGCAGACGACAACTCGACGAACAAATTGCCAAATTAGGGCGTTTAGAACAGTTGGCTGTACAGCTAGAATCGTTGCAAATTCAATACGAACAGCAGCAACAGCAATTGCAAGCCACCAAACAGCAACAACGCGTCTATCAGGAATTAGCGCAAGCTTTTGGTAAAAATGGCATCCAAGCACTGATGATTGAAAATGTCCTGCCGCAGTTGGAAGCTGAGACAAATCAACTACTTTCACGACTCAGTGCCAATCAGTTGCACGTACAATTTATTACCCAAAAAGCCGGACGTAATGGTAAATCAACCAAGAAGAACGTCAAGCTAATAGACACCTTAGATATTTTAATCGCCGATGCCAGAGGCACAAGATCCTACGAAACCTACTCTGGTGGTGAAGCCTTTAGAATTAACTTTGCCATTCGCCTCGCCCTAGCCAAACTCCTAGCACAACGGGCGGGAGCGGCATTGCAATTGTTGATTGTCGATGAAGGATTTGGTACACAGGATGCCGAAGGATGCGATCGCCTAATTGCAGCCATCAATGCGATCGCCTCCGATTTCGCCTGCATCCTCACCGTCACCCATATGCCCCACTTGAAGGAGGCATTCCAAGCGCGGATTGAGGTTGATAAAAATCAGGAAGGCTCGCACGTGCGGATTTTGACTTGA